One region of Catenuloplanes indicus genomic DNA includes:
- a CDS encoding SDR family NAD(P)-dependent oxidoreductase, protein MARVLITGSSTGIGQAAAIALIGQGHQVVLHARNEKRAEEALAAVPGADGVVVGDLSSLAEVHQLAAQAEKAGPYDTVVLNAGIGRLHDPERLLTVDGNEITFQVNTLSAYLLTALLPRPKRLIFTSSALAGSGVLDLDDPNYDRRPYHGREAYGSTKLHLVLLALAFGRRWPEVDSLAFDPNFVATQMTVRNGDVAPLDSAHAGERLARLAAPQPGAPLPPNSYDSERAWRPGAQENDPANQDGLLALCARLTGVIVG, encoded by the coding sequence ATGGCCAGGGTGCTGATAACCGGCTCGTCGACCGGCATCGGGCAGGCGGCGGCGATCGCGCTGATCGGGCAGGGCCACCAGGTGGTGCTGCACGCGCGCAACGAGAAGCGGGCCGAGGAGGCGCTGGCGGCCGTGCCGGGCGCCGACGGCGTGGTGGTCGGCGACCTCTCCTCACTCGCGGAGGTGCACCAGCTGGCCGCGCAGGCGGAGAAGGCCGGGCCGTACGACACGGTGGTGCTGAACGCGGGCATCGGCCGGCTGCACGACCCGGAGCGGCTGCTGACGGTGGACGGCAACGAGATCACGTTCCAGGTGAACACGCTGTCGGCGTACCTGCTGACCGCGCTTCTCCCCCGCCCGAAGCGGCTGATCTTCACGTCGTCCGCGCTGGCCGGCTCCGGCGTGCTGGATCTGGACGACCCGAACTACGACCGCCGTCCGTACCACGGGCGCGAGGCGTACGGCTCGACGAAGCTGCACCTGGTGCTGCTCGCGCTGGCGTTCGGCCGGCGCTGGCCGGAGGTGGACAGCCTGGCGTTCGACCCGAACTTCGTGGCGACGCAGATGACGGTGCGCAACGGCGACGTCGCGCCGCTGGACTCCGCGCACGCGGGCGAGCGCCTGGCCCGGCTCGCGGCCCCGCAGCCCGGCGCCCCGCTGCCGCCGAACTCGTACGACTCCGAGCGCGCCTGGCGGCCGGGGGCACAGGAGAACGATCCGGCGAACCAGGACGGCCTGCTCGCCCTGTGCGCACGGCTCACCGGCGTCATCGTCGGCTGA
- a CDS encoding PAS domain-containing protein, with amino-acid sequence MRVRPTGVERSFGVDEVIVTKTDPQGRITYANDVFLRVSALAEADALGQPHNLIRHPDMPAAVFKLLWDTIKSGQEIFAYVLNLAADGAHYWVFAHVTPSLDDAGRCVGYHSNRRLPDRTAVGELSALYERLRAEERRHPHTPDALAAATALLESELASRGLTYPEFVWDVTNRTMS; translated from the coding sequence GTGCGAGTTCGTCCGACCGGGGTGGAGCGCTCGTTCGGGGTGGACGAGGTCATCGTGACCAAGACCGATCCACAGGGCCGGATCACGTATGCCAACGACGTGTTCCTCCGGGTGTCCGCGCTGGCCGAGGCGGACGCGCTCGGCCAGCCGCACAACCTGATCCGGCACCCGGACATGCCGGCCGCGGTCTTCAAGCTGCTCTGGGACACGATCAAGAGCGGCCAGGAGATCTTCGCGTACGTGCTGAACCTCGCGGCCGACGGCGCCCACTACTGGGTGTTCGCCCACGTCACGCCGTCGCTGGACGACGCGGGCCGGTGCGTCGGCTACCACTCGAACCGGCGGCTGCCGGACCGTACCGCGGTGGGTGAGTTGTCCGCGCTGTACGAGCGTCTGCGGGCCGAGGAGCGACGGCACCCGCACACGCCGGACGCACTGGCCGCCGCCACCGCGCTGCTGGAGTCGGAGCTGGCGTCGCGCGGGCTGACGTACCCCGAGTTCGTCTGGGACGTGACGAACCGGACGATGTCGTGA
- a CDS encoding methyl-accepting chemotaxis protein encodes MTSPERAALLAITEVCRRAATGDLEARVPALGTDPEIIAARTELNRLLDVTDAYVRESGASLSAAADGRFYRRFLYRGLHGAFRNGARMISNASAAMHDSADRLADAARSRLALADELESAVLSVCEQISSVAAGMGSAATGLSASAGQAVANAESGLSTVSSLKTASDEIRGAVNLINKVASQTRLLALNATIEAARAGEAGKGFSVVAGEVKTLANETSGSSDEILAQVTTVQSATAGAIDVLETVTESIREMGGLATGIAGRVDGSDHALTGEDGLTQLAERLRGEVQRFVGTIRAS; translated from the coding sequence GTGACCAGCCCCGAGCGCGCGGCGCTGCTGGCGATCACCGAGGTGTGCCGGCGCGCGGCCACCGGCGACCTGGAGGCGCGCGTGCCCGCGCTCGGCACCGACCCGGAGATCATCGCGGCGCGCACCGAGCTGAACCGGCTGCTGGACGTGACGGACGCGTACGTACGTGAGTCCGGCGCGTCGCTGTCCGCCGCCGCCGATGGCCGTTTCTACCGCCGGTTCCTGTATCGCGGGCTGCACGGCGCGTTCCGGAACGGCGCCCGGATGATCAGCAACGCGAGCGCGGCCATGCACGATTCCGCGGACCGGCTCGCGGACGCGGCCCGGAGCCGGCTCGCGCTCGCGGACGAGCTGGAGTCGGCCGTGCTCAGCGTCTGCGAGCAGATCTCGTCCGTGGCCGCGGGCATGGGCTCGGCCGCCACCGGGCTGTCCGCCTCGGCCGGGCAGGCGGTCGCGAACGCGGAGAGCGGCCTGTCCACGGTGAGCTCGCTGAAGACCGCCTCGGACGAGATCCGCGGCGCGGTCAACCTGATCAACAAGGTGGCGTCGCAGACCCGGCTGCTCGCGCTGAACGCCACCATCGAGGCGGCGCGCGCCGGGGAGGCCGGCAAGGGCTTCAGCGTGGTCGCCGGTGAGGTGAAGACCCTGGCGAACGAGACCAGCGGTTCCAGCGACGAGATCCTGGCACAGGTCACCACCGTACAGTCCGCCACGGCCGGCGCGATCGACGTGCTGGAGACGGTGACCGAGAGCATCCGGGAGATGGGCGGCCTGGCAACCGGGATCGCCGGCCGGGTCGACGGCAGCGATCACGCGCTGACCGGCGAGGACGGGCTCACCCAGCTCGCCGAGCGGCTGCGCGGCGAGGTGCAGCGCTTCGTCGGCACGATCCGGGCCAGCTGA